Genomic window (Candidatus Nitrospira nitrificans):
GATCAGTCCTTGGAAGATGGCCCGTTCTTCGGTCGTCATGGTCCGAAACGGCGAACCCATATCTTTACGTGGCCCCGACGTCACAGCCGTCGCCTCCACGCCCACTTTCTCCAACAGCCCTCGCGCGTTCATGGTGAGCATGATCACACCGATACTGCCGGTCACGGATGAAGGATGCGCCAGCACCCTGTCCGCGGCGGCGGCGATATAGTAGCCCCCTGATGTGCCCAGGTCCATGATGGATGCCACGATGGGGACCTTGCGACTGGCTTTGAACGTTTTCAGTTCGTGATAAATAATGTCCGACGCCGTCACCGTTCCTCCCGGTGTATTGATGCGAAGCACGACCGCTTTGACGTTCTCATCCTTTGCCGCCCGGGTCAGCTGTTCTTTCACGCTTGCAATCATACTGGGCGCGGACCGAAGTCCCTCTTTTTCCTGAGAGCTGATCATCCCGGAAATTTCGATCAGCAGCACTTTTGCTTTGCCGGTCCCGTCGACCTGCGCTTCTTGCAGAGGCCCAGGCCCCGGAAACAGAGGAAAGTTAAACGTGCATCCAGACAGCGCCAGCCCGATTACCCCGATGAGAACACGATTATGCATGATGAGTCTCCATAAGATGCACGAATTCATCGAACAAATAGGCGGCATCATGAGGCCCCGGCGCAGCCTCCGGGTGGTACTGGACCGAGAAAACCGGATGATCCAAACTAGCCATCCCCTCAATCGAGTGGTCATTCAAGCTGACATGGGTGAGGGACAATTTTCCATAGCGCGTATCGATCATGGGCGCGACCTTCGGCACGTCATGAAAAAGCGTGGGACCCTGCACGGCGAAATTATGGTTCTGCGATGTCATTTCAACTTTTCTCGTCCGAAGATCCATCACGGGATGATTCGCTCCATGATGACCGAACTTCAGCTTATAGGTCTTGAGGCCGAAGGCCAAGCCGAGAATCTGATGGCCTAAACAGATGCCAAAGATCGGATAGCGTCCGATCAGTCGTTCCATTGCCTGTGCGGCATAGGGAAGGCCCTCCGGATCGCCAGGTCCATTCGAAAGGAAAATGCCGTCGGGCTTGAGCGCCTCGACTTCAGCAGCTGATGTCGCAGCAGGCACCACCGTAACCCGGCAACCGACATCCACTAATCGTCTCAGAATGTTGTGCTTGATGCCGAAATCATAGGCCACGACCCGCCAAGGCTTGGACGGTCTACGTTCCTTGCCGTTTGCCGACGGCGCCCAATCTCCGGTTCCCGTTGTCCAGTCATATGGATGTGCGCAAGTCACCTCGGCGGCCAAATCTCGACCGATGATGGCGGGAGCTTGCCGAGCTTGCCCCACAGCCCGATCGGGGTCGAGATCTAGATGGGTGATGGTTCCCTGTTGTGACCCATGCTCGCGCAAGTGCCTGGTCAAGGCTCTCGTATCGATACCCTCGATCGCCACAACCCTTGCTTCCACGAGTGATTCCTGAAGAGTCTGCCGGCTTCGCCAGTTACTGGCGAGACGGCTGGCTTCCATCACGACGAACCCTTCCGCCCATGACCGACCGGATTCCACATCTTCAGGTGTCGTCCCATAGTTCCCGATCTGGGGACAGGTCATCGTGATGATCTGCCCCTTATAGGAGGGATCGGTCAGAATTTCCTGATAACCGGTCATGGCCGTATTAAAGACAACTTCTCCAACCGTTTCACCCTCATAACCAAGGGCGCGGCCCTCGAACACAGTTCCGTCTGCCAATGCCAGCAATGCCTTTTTCACGACTGCCTTTTCTTCTGATCGAGTGAATGGGTCACCTTGATTCCGACAAGCACGATCCCCAGGACCAGGTTCGCCATGTACAACGACCGGGTCGGCAACAACACGCGAAAGAATGCCTCCAACGCCGCTTTCCTGGCCGTTTCATCTTTCGTCGCAAACGCCTGAGCCTGGAGCGCCACGGCATTCGGGTGCAAAACCATGATGATGAGCCCGG
Coding sequences:
- the sppA gene encoding signal peptide peptidase SppA, which translates into the protein MHNRVLIGVIGLALSGCTFNFPLFPGPGPLQEAQVDGTGKAKVLLIEISGMISSQEKEGLRSAPSMIASVKEQLTRAAKDENVKAVVLRINTPGGTVTASDIIYHELKTFKASRKVPIVASIMDLGTSGGYYIAAAADRVLAHPSSVTGSIGVIMLTMNARGLLEKVGVEATAVTSGPRKDMGSPFRTMTTEERAIFQGLIDSFYQRFLNIVQEGRSNLQMEQIKRLADGRIYTGEQAKEAGLVDEIGYLEDAVELAKKKAGLTEARVVTYQRPGEYSNNVYSKLVAPSGLAGLADLDLMTVVRGGTPQFMYMWMP
- the carA gene encoding glutamine-hydrolyzing carbamoyl-phosphate synthase small subunit, yielding MKKALLALADGTVFEGRALGYEGETVGEVVFNTAMTGYQEILTDPSYKGQIITMTCPQIGNYGTTPEDVESGRSWAEGFVVMEASRLASNWRSRQTLQESLVEARVVAIEGIDTRALTRHLREHGSQQGTITHLDLDPDRAVGQARQAPAIIGRDLAAEVTCAHPYDWTTGTGDWAPSANGKERRPSKPWRVVAYDFGIKHNILRRLVDVGCRVTVVPAATSAAEVEALKPDGIFLSNGPGDPEGLPYAAQAMERLIGRYPIFGICLGHQILGLAFGLKTYKLKFGHHGANHPVMDLRTRKVEMTSQNHNFAVQGPTLFHDVPKVAPMIDTRYGKLSLTHVSLNDHSIEGMASLDHPVFSVQYHPEAAPGPHDAAYLFDEFVHLMETHHA